In the genome of Apostichopus japonicus isolate 1M-3 chromosome 15, ASM3797524v1, whole genome shotgun sequence, one region contains:
- the LOC139981502 gene encoding uncharacterized protein isoform X1: MCEYNFLQSSMKPVLKHLWIIVTICILHGTKSALTDCTSNQNARIGSSWKIDCRLQGDWSEVKYYHDNPVEGNLLIMSNQDNEHRFGFGRDIGTLDIDEDGAMVINNVTIDHISLYTLIYTDRDGHDYQHEFIIIDCPDITVYAHHGSDALINCYFPQSQRLFWYDSTSRNARPIASLEGGRKAGSGVSAGKYDITNTGGLLTRNTTFSDEKTYRAIVIVSNIHTLTTDQEVVIYASVETAVLSVDICEGRNFCLVQLQDPTFFMCRETNTGPHTLLSWTRNTSNGTRLVNTSKSFDGNMYEAFVSTNVNLNSTDRLYVYICNSIIDIPAKPLRQIVVMVEDESKNYITSLLKPTYYRAYDDVRLLCTNENPLFILWKRNHETIGYYHEGKSDVLKPGYQLDKDGSLLINKFSYTHEGEYVCIYNNGKVEEVQQHNIKTVVTPINPTPSIVGCSEPLDCAFNVTSSGYLTCLIEGVLPIVLPKWIHDEYISSRITFSRPQLIVRNAGSLFNIYLTTYYEITTDQVYESETDEDWQAYDVTASCSVNYEVIGQHKTDVTLHLQKRTSAVTEDRIRKRFGANNNWLCVIPVTVLSVIMIIIFGFSKWRNGKAGNGTCVSKKTSGAENNYKNNGEDNPAMTIDV; this comes from the exons ATGTGT GAATACAACTTCCTTCAATCGTCCATGAAGCCGGTCTTGAAACATCTATGGATAATCGTCACTATTTGCATTCTACACG GTACTAAAAGTGCTTTGACAGACTGCACAAGTAACCAAAATGCACGAATCGGCAGTAGTTGGAAAATTGACTGCAGGCTACAAGGAGATTGGAGCGAAGTTAAATATTACCACGATAACCCAGTCGAAGGAAATTTACTAATTATGTCTAATCAAG ATAACGAGCACAGATTTGGATTTGGGCGCGACATCGGTACCCTGGATATTGATGAAGATGGCGCCATGGTTATCAACAATGTTACAATAGATCATATATCTTTGTATACGTTGATATACACCGACAGAGACGGACATGATTATCAACATGAATTTATCATTATAG ATTGTCCTGACATTACTGTTTACGCCCATCATGGATCCGACGCACTCATAAATTGTTACTTCCCTCAGTCGCAAAGGCTTTTTTGGTACGATTCAACTTCACGTAATGCTCGACCAATCGCAAGTCTTGAAGGAGGCCGGAAGGCGGGGTCAGGAGTCTCTGCTGGGAAATACGATATTACCAATACCGGTGGTCTGCTGACAAGGAATACTACTTTCAGCGACGAAAAAACATACCGTGCTATAGTTATCGTATCcaatatacatacattaacaACAGATCAGGAAGTCGTTATTTATG CAAGCGTCGAAACAGCGGTATTGTCAGTAGATATTTGCGAGGGAAGAAACTTCTGTTTGGTGCAGCTGCAAGATCCGACATTTTTTATGTGTCGGGAAACAAATACAGGACCTCATACGTTACTGAGCTGGACAAGAAACACATCAAACGGTACACGATTAGTTAATACTTCTAAGTCCTTTGATGGAAACATGTACGAGGCATTCGTATCAACGAATGTAAATCTTAACTCGACAGATCGACTATATGTTTACATCTGTAACTCTATAATAGATATTCCAGCTAAGCCATTAAGACAAATAGTTGTAATGGTCGAAGATGAGAGTAAGAACTACATCACTAGTCTGTTGAAACCGACATATTATAGGGCATATGATGACGTGAGGTTACTCTGCACCAACGAGAATCCTTTGTTCATATTATGGAAAAGAAACCACGAAACTATTGGATACTACCACGAAGGCAAATCGGATGTACTGAAACCTGGTTACCAGCTTGATAAGGATGGATCGTTGCTCATTAACAAATTCTCATATACACATGAAGGTGAATATGTTTGTATCTACAACAATGGTAAAGTCGAGGAAGTACAGCAACATAATATCAAGACCGTTG TTACACCAATCAACCCTACACCTTCTATCGTTGGGTGCTCAGAGCCATTGGATTGCGCATTTAATGTAACAAGCAGTGGATATCTGACATGTTTAATAGAGGGCGTTCTTCCAATCGTGCTTCCGAAATGGATCCACGatgaatatatttcttccaGAATTACTTTCAGTCGACCACAACTAATAGTGAGAAATGCTGGGTCTCTGTTTAACATATACTTGACTACTTACTACGAAATAACGACTGACCAGGTTTATGAAAGTGAGACAGACGAAGACTGGCAGGCTTATGACGTCACAGCGTCCTGCTCTGTGAACTACGAGGTTATTGGGCAACACAAGACAGACGTTACGCTGCATCTCCAGAAACGTACTTCAG CTGTAACAGAGGATAGGATAAGGAAGAGGTTTGGAG CAAATAATAACTGGCTGTGCGTTATCCCAGTCACTGTATTGTCtgtcattatgattattatttttggcTTTTCAAAATGGCGAAATGGCAAAGCAGGAAATGGGACCTGTGTCAGCAAGAAAACATCTGGTGCCGAGAATAATTATAAGAACAACGGTGAAGACAACCCAGCCATGACAATTGACGTTTAA
- the LOC139981502 gene encoding uncharacterized protein isoform X2 has product MCEYNFLQSSMKPVLKHLWIIVTICILHGTKSALTDCTSNQNARIGSSWKIDCRLQGDWSEVKYYHDNPVEGNLLIMSNQDNEHRFGFGRDIGTLDIDEDGAMVINNVTIDHISLYTLIYTDRDGHDYQHEFIIIDCPDITVYAHHGSDALINCYFPQSQRLFWYDSTSRNARPIASLEGGRKAGSGVSAGKYDITNTGGLLTRNTTFSDEKTYRAIVIVSNIHTLTTDQEVVIYASVETAVLSVDICEGRNFCLVQLQDPTFFMCRETNTGPHTLLSWTRNTSNGTRLVNTSKSFDGNMYEAFVSTNVNLNSTDRLYVYICNSIIDIPAKPLRQIVVMVEDESKNYITSLLKPTYYRAYDDVRLLCTNENPLFILWKRNHETIGYYHEGKSDVLKPGYQLDKDGSLLINKFSYTHEGEYVCIYNNGKVEEVQQHNIKTVVTPINPTPSIVGCSEPLDCAFNVTSSGYLTCLIEGVLPIVLPKWIHDEYISSRITFSRPQLIVRNAGSLFNIYLTTYYEITTDQVYESETDEDWQAYDVTASCSVNYEVIGQHKTDVTLHLQKPVTEDRIRKRFGANNNWLCVIPVTVLSVIMIIIFGFSKWRNGKAGNGTCVSKKTSGAENNYKNNGEDNPAMTIDV; this is encoded by the exons ATGTGT GAATACAACTTCCTTCAATCGTCCATGAAGCCGGTCTTGAAACATCTATGGATAATCGTCACTATTTGCATTCTACACG GTACTAAAAGTGCTTTGACAGACTGCACAAGTAACCAAAATGCACGAATCGGCAGTAGTTGGAAAATTGACTGCAGGCTACAAGGAGATTGGAGCGAAGTTAAATATTACCACGATAACCCAGTCGAAGGAAATTTACTAATTATGTCTAATCAAG ATAACGAGCACAGATTTGGATTTGGGCGCGACATCGGTACCCTGGATATTGATGAAGATGGCGCCATGGTTATCAACAATGTTACAATAGATCATATATCTTTGTATACGTTGATATACACCGACAGAGACGGACATGATTATCAACATGAATTTATCATTATAG ATTGTCCTGACATTACTGTTTACGCCCATCATGGATCCGACGCACTCATAAATTGTTACTTCCCTCAGTCGCAAAGGCTTTTTTGGTACGATTCAACTTCACGTAATGCTCGACCAATCGCAAGTCTTGAAGGAGGCCGGAAGGCGGGGTCAGGAGTCTCTGCTGGGAAATACGATATTACCAATACCGGTGGTCTGCTGACAAGGAATACTACTTTCAGCGACGAAAAAACATACCGTGCTATAGTTATCGTATCcaatatacatacattaacaACAGATCAGGAAGTCGTTATTTATG CAAGCGTCGAAACAGCGGTATTGTCAGTAGATATTTGCGAGGGAAGAAACTTCTGTTTGGTGCAGCTGCAAGATCCGACATTTTTTATGTGTCGGGAAACAAATACAGGACCTCATACGTTACTGAGCTGGACAAGAAACACATCAAACGGTACACGATTAGTTAATACTTCTAAGTCCTTTGATGGAAACATGTACGAGGCATTCGTATCAACGAATGTAAATCTTAACTCGACAGATCGACTATATGTTTACATCTGTAACTCTATAATAGATATTCCAGCTAAGCCATTAAGACAAATAGTTGTAATGGTCGAAGATGAGAGTAAGAACTACATCACTAGTCTGTTGAAACCGACATATTATAGGGCATATGATGACGTGAGGTTACTCTGCACCAACGAGAATCCTTTGTTCATATTATGGAAAAGAAACCACGAAACTATTGGATACTACCACGAAGGCAAATCGGATGTACTGAAACCTGGTTACCAGCTTGATAAGGATGGATCGTTGCTCATTAACAAATTCTCATATACACATGAAGGTGAATATGTTTGTATCTACAACAATGGTAAAGTCGAGGAAGTACAGCAACATAATATCAAGACCGTTG TTACACCAATCAACCCTACACCTTCTATCGTTGGGTGCTCAGAGCCATTGGATTGCGCATTTAATGTAACAAGCAGTGGATATCTGACATGTTTAATAGAGGGCGTTCTTCCAATCGTGCTTCCGAAATGGATCCACGatgaatatatttcttccaGAATTACTTTCAGTCGACCACAACTAATAGTGAGAAATGCTGGGTCTCTGTTTAACATATACTTGACTACTTACTACGAAATAACGACTGACCAGGTTTATGAAAGTGAGACAGACGAAGACTGGCAGGCTTATGACGTCACAGCGTCCTGCTCTGTGAACTACGAGGTTATTGGGCAACACAAGACAGACGTTACGCTGCATCTCCAGAAAC CTGTAACAGAGGATAGGATAAGGAAGAGGTTTGGAG CAAATAATAACTGGCTGTGCGTTATCCCAGTCACTGTATTGTCtgtcattatgattattatttttggcTTTTCAAAATGGCGAAATGGCAAAGCAGGAAATGGGACCTGTGTCAGCAAGAAAACATCTGGTGCCGAGAATAATTATAAGAACAACGGTGAAGACAACCCAGCCATGACAATTGACGTTTAA